A genomic segment from Candidatus Hinthialibacter antarcticus encodes:
- the kdsA gene encoding 3-deoxy-8-phosphooctulonate synthase produces MEQSSHQFDMAYNVRIGGDLPVFIAGPCVIESRGLCIDVAQRLKELTSKLGVPFIFKASFDKANRTSGQSFRSIGFEKSLEILAEVRAQIGVPVLTDVHERDHVKQVADVVDVLQIPAFLCRQTDLLEACAQVDKPVNIKKGQFMAPQDMQHAAEKIRAVGRGRVCLTERGSSFGYHNLVVDMRSLVVMRQYAPVIFDATHSVQQPGAAGGASGGQREYVSPLARAAAAVGVDGFFIETHPDPQQALSDGPNMVPLNEMEPLLRSLLAIHQAARI; encoded by the coding sequence ATGGAGCAGTCATCGCATCAATTTGACATGGCCTATAACGTACGCATCGGCGGCGACCTGCCTGTGTTCATCGCAGGGCCGTGCGTCATTGAATCTCGCGGGTTGTGCATCGACGTCGCCCAGCGCCTGAAAGAACTAACCAGCAAGTTAGGCGTTCCCTTTATTTTCAAAGCCTCGTTCGACAAAGCCAACCGCACCAGCGGGCAGTCGTTCCGCTCGATTGGGTTTGAAAAATCGCTGGAAATCCTCGCCGAAGTACGCGCCCAAATCGGCGTCCCGGTTTTGACTGACGTACACGAACGCGATCACGTCAAACAAGTCGCTGATGTGGTTGACGTATTACAAATCCCCGCGTTTTTATGCAGGCAGACGGATTTGCTCGAAGCCTGCGCCCAAGTCGACAAACCGGTCAACATCAAAAAAGGGCAATTCATGGCGCCCCAAGACATGCAACACGCCGCCGAAAAGATTCGCGCGGTGGGACGCGGGCGCGTCTGCCTGACCGAGCGCGGCTCATCGTTTGGATATCACAATCTGGTGGTCGATATGCGCAGTCTGGTTGTCATGCGCCAATACGCCCCCGTGATTTTCGATGCGACTCACAGCGTCCAGCAACCCGGCGCGGCGGGCGGCGCCTCTGGCGGTCAGCGCGAGTATGTATCGCCCTTGGCGCGCGCGGCGGCGGCGGTAGGCGTCGACGGGTTCTTTATCGAAACCCACCCCGATCCACAACAGGCGCTCAGCGACGGCCCCAACATGGTGCCCCTCAATGAAATGGAGCCGCTGCTGCGTTCGCTGCTGGCGATTCACCAGGCGGCCCGCATTTAA
- the sat gene encoding sulfate adenylyltransferase — MIDPHGSDTLNPLYVQDDAQRAELQKEAAGLPSVLVSSAAAANAVMLGSGYFNPLTGYMTKADALSVADKMTTASGVFFPVPVLNLISDASDVQGKKRIALLDPNVDGNPVIAIQTVESVEEFSEDDMKQMTEKIFRTTDDKHPGVAAFNGQGRVCVSGPIQVLNFSYFAADFPDTFRTAYQIREEMDKLGWEKVVAFQTRNPMHRAHEELCRMAYEAVNADGILIHMLLGKLKPGDIPADVRDASIRKMVEVYFPANSVLVTGYGFDMMYAGPREAVLHAVFRQNSGCTHLIVGRDHAGVGDYYGPFDAQAIFHDEVPDGALKIEIFEADHTAWSKKLNKVVMMRDHPDHGKDDYVFLSGTKVRDMLSNGEDLPEEFSRPEVAKILMRHYQSEA; from the coding sequence ATGATTGATCCGCATGGATCCGATACACTGAATCCGTTGTACGTCCAAGATGACGCCCAACGCGCTGAATTACAAAAAGAAGCCGCCGGGCTGCCTTCCGTCCTGGTCAGTTCCGCCGCCGCCGCCAACGCGGTGATGCTGGGCAGCGGCTATTTTAACCCGCTGACGGGTTATATGACCAAAGCCGATGCGCTTTCGGTCGCCGACAAAATGACCACCGCGAGCGGCGTGTTCTTTCCCGTCCCGGTGTTGAACCTCATTTCTGACGCCTCAGATGTACAAGGGAAAAAACGCATTGCGCTGCTCGACCCCAACGTCGATGGCAACCCCGTTATTGCGATTCAAACCGTTGAATCCGTCGAAGAATTCAGCGAAGACGATATGAAACAGATGACGGAAAAGATTTTTCGCACCACCGACGATAAACACCCCGGCGTGGCGGCGTTTAATGGTCAGGGCCGCGTGTGCGTGTCAGGCCCCATTCAGGTGTTGAACTTCTCATACTTTGCGGCAGACTTCCCAGACACGTTCCGTACGGCGTATCAGATTCGCGAAGAAATGGACAAACTCGGCTGGGAGAAAGTGGTCGCGTTCCAAACCCGTAACCCGATGCACCGCGCCCACGAAGAACTATGCCGCATGGCCTACGAAGCGGTCAACGCGGATGGCATCTTAATTCACATGCTGCTTGGTAAACTCAAACCGGGCGATATCCCCGCCGATGTGCGCGACGCTTCGATTCGCAAGATGGTTGAAGTCTATTTCCCCGCGAACTCCGTTTTAGTGACCGGATATGGATTCGACATGATGTACGCCGGGCCGCGCGAAGCCGTACTTCACGCGGTGTTCCGTCAGAACAGCGGCTGCACCCATCTGATCGTAGGCCGCGACCACGCGGGCGTTGGCGATTATTACGGGCCGTTTGACGCGCAGGCGATCTTCCATGACGAAGTGCCTGACGGCGCATTGAAAATTGAAATCTTTGAAGCCGACCATACCGCATGGTCGAAGAAACTCAATAAAGTGGTTATGATGCGCGACCATCCCGACCACGGCAAAGACGACTATGTCTTCTTGTCAGGAACCAAGGTTCGCGACATGTTATCAAACGGTGAAGACCTGCCCGAAGAGTTCTCCCGTCCCGAAGTCGCCAAAATTTTGATGAGACACTACCAATCA